The Cellulomonas fulva genome includes a window with the following:
- a CDS encoding DUF1206 domain-containing protein — protein sequence MTSIASVSGTTEDAWEKVARVGFAVSGLLHLLIGVLAFQLAFGDSGESADQSGALSAVAEQPFGAAVLWISVVGFVALGAWQLAKAVHVGHTRSESSTGDRLKAVGRAVVYLALAVAAFGWATGGGSSSKNQTQGLTSDLLKMPGGQLLVGAIGVAVVAVGVYHVVKGWREKFLEDLKGLPRGQAGRGTRWAGKIGYVAKGVALAVVGGLFVVAAVQHDASEASGLDGAMHTLKESPAGPVLLALVAVGLMAFGVYCFVRARYGRL from the coding sequence GTGGGCTTCGCCGTGAGCGGGCTGCTGCACCTGCTCATCGGGGTCCTCGCCTTCCAGCTCGCCTTCGGGGACTCGGGCGAGTCCGCGGACCAGTCGGGCGCCCTGTCCGCGGTTGCGGAGCAGCCGTTCGGCGCCGCGGTGCTCTGGATCTCCGTGGTCGGGTTCGTCGCGCTCGGTGCATGGCAGCTCGCGAAGGCCGTGCACGTCGGTCACACCCGGAGCGAGAGCTCGACCGGGGACCGGCTCAAGGCGGTCGGCCGCGCCGTCGTCTACCTCGCCCTCGCCGTCGCGGCGTTCGGGTGGGCGACCGGTGGCGGCTCCTCGAGCAAGAACCAGACGCAGGGCCTGACCTCGGACCTGCTCAAGATGCCCGGCGGGCAGCTCCTGGTCGGCGCGATCGGCGTGGCGGTGGTCGCCGTCGGCGTCTACCACGTGGTCAAGGGCTGGCGGGAGAAGTTCCTCGAGGACCTCAAGGGCCTCCCGCGCGGCCAGGCCGGCCGCGGGACGCGCTGGGCCGGGAAGATCGGCTACGTCGCGAAGGGTGTGGCCCTCGCGGTGGTCGGCGGCCTGTTCGTCGTCGCGGCCGTGCAGCACGACGCGTCGGAGGCCTCCGGGCTGGACGGGGCGATGCACACGCTGAAGGAGTCGCCGGCGGGCCCGGTGCTCCTGGCGCTCGTCGCCGTCGGCCTCATGGCGTTCGGCGTCTACTGCTTCGTCCGCGCGCGGTACGGGCGCCTCTGA